A stretch of the Staphylococcus sp. NRL 16/872 genome encodes the following:
- a CDS encoding glycoside hydrolase family 25 protein, whose protein sequence is MFKKATYSIVCLSIMATSIGAFTANAAEQSGGSEKGTMGYGYQKFLEKHPNQQDNATSNRSTFSGKSKVVTTNAGERVLDISEWQGNLTDDQVKQLKQDYDFIIIRGQYGSEYVDQCLANNSSLLDKNNMKFGVYSYSMYENADDARYEAQMLYNRAPKASFYVNDFEQNTVTNGDADTATRAWADEIRQLAGNKKILFYSYENFMTNNVPNAVSAYDGYWLAAYQAQEPTREKVLWQYTDSYYAPELNQNVDASYIDSNVSSDWFTS, encoded by the coding sequence ATGTTTAAAAAAGCAACATATTCAATTGTATGTTTATCTATTATGGCAACTTCTATAGGTGCGTTTACTGCTAATGCAGCTGAACAAAGCGGAGGGAGTGAAAAAGGAACGATGGGATATGGATACCAAAAGTTTCTTGAAAAACACCCTAATCAACAAGATAATGCCACAAGTAATCGTTCTACCTTTTCCGGAAAGTCAAAAGTTGTCACAACTAATGCTGGTGAACGTGTCTTAGACATATCAGAGTGGCAAGGGAATTTAACTGATGATCAAGTTAAGCAATTAAAGCAGGATTATGATTTCATCATTATTAGAGGTCAATATGGCTCTGAATACGTTGATCAATGTTTAGCTAACAATTCATCACTACTAGATAAAAATAATATGAAATTTGGCGTATATTCGTACAGTATGTATGAAAATGCCGACGATGCACGCTATGAGGCTCAAATGCTTTATAATCGCGCACCTAAAGCATCATTCTATGTTAATGACTTTGAACAAAACACAGTGACTAATGGTGATGCAGATACGGCTACTCGAGCTTGGGCAGATGAAATACGTCAACTTGCTGGCAATAAAAAAATATTATTCTACTCATATGAAAATTTTATGACTAACAATGTACCTAATGCTGTAAGTGCTTATGATGGTTATTGGTTAGCAGCTTACCAAGCGCAAGAACCTACGAGAGAAAAGGTGCTATGGCAATACACTGATAGTTATTATGCTCCTGAATTAAATCAAAATGTTGATGCAAGTTATATAGATTCTAACGTCTCTTCAGACTGGTTTACTTCATAA